In Thauera sp. JM12B12, one DNA window encodes the following:
- a CDS encoding NAD(P)H-dependent oxidoreductase — translation MAEPRRLLIIYHTQSGNTGRLADAAFAGARRVQGVETVIKRAFDAGTDDLLACNGLLLGTPENFGYMSGALKDFFDRTYYPCEGKLTGLPYAIFVSAGNDGSGAVREIGRIANGYGWKAVADALIVRKAITDAALADAAELGEAMAAGVEMGIF, via the coding sequence ATGGCTGAGCCCAGAAGACTGCTGATCATCTATCACACCCAGAGCGGCAATACCGGCCGACTCGCCGACGCAGCATTTGCCGGGGCGCGGCGGGTGCAGGGTGTTGAGACCGTGATCAAGCGCGCCTTCGATGCCGGCACGGACGACCTGCTCGCCTGCAATGGCCTGCTGCTGGGCACGCCGGAGAACTTCGGCTACATGTCCGGGGCACTCAAGGACTTCTTCGATCGCACCTACTACCCCTGCGAGGGCAAGCTCACCGGACTTCCCTACGCGATCTTCGTGAGCGCCGGCAATGACGGGAGCGGCGCCGTCCGCGAGATCGGCCGCATCGCCAACGGATACGGCTGGAAGGCGGTGGCCGATGCGCTGATCGTGCGCAAGGCGATCACCGACGCGGCGCTCGCCGACGCCGCCGAGCTCGGGGAGGCGATGGCGGCCGGCGTCGAGATGGGCATTTTCTGA
- a CDS encoding host attachment protein yields the protein MAITWILVANASLAKLYANLGPNKGLTLVKELIHPESRQKNGDLVSDRAGAMGSVGSGGGSMQPQTLPKQHEAKIFAQELAQALYQGRTSNAFKRAILIAPPAFMGLLNSVIDGPTAQLITDRFEKDYTKTPENELGERLGSAIFL from the coding sequence ATGGCCATTACCTGGATTTTGGTTGCCAACGCCAGCCTGGCGAAGCTGTACGCGAACCTCGGCCCCAACAAGGGGCTGACGCTGGTCAAGGAACTGATCCACCCCGAAAGCAGGCAGAAAAACGGCGATCTCGTCTCCGACCGCGCTGGAGCGATGGGCTCGGTCGGCTCCGGCGGCGGCTCGATGCAGCCGCAGACGCTTCCCAAACAACACGAGGCCAAGATCTTTGCGCAGGAACTCGCCCAGGCGCTCTACCAAGGGCGAACCAGCAATGCATTCAAGCGCGCCATCCTGATCGCACCACCCGCCTTCATGGGCTTGCTGAATTCGGTCATCGACGGCCCCACGGCACAGTTGATCACCGACCGATTCGAAAAGGACTACACCAAGACGCCCGAGAACGAACTCGGCGAACGTCTGGGGTCGGCAATCTTTCTTTGA
- the thpR gene encoding RNA 2',3'-cyclic phosphodiesterase translates to MTEDTTEEGVSDRGVADHQRVFFALWPDAATAAALHARASGLKTSCGGRAMRRDTLHLTLAFLGEVAAKRLEALQGIARSMRIERFTLALDRIGSWHGNRVLWCGPSRSPAALDELARALAERLAAAGFALEARGFSPHVTLVRNAQRAPVAQQAEAIHWPVASFVLVASERTAKGAGYRVLARWPLAGDGKPAPWRTS, encoded by the coding sequence ATGACTGAGGACACCACGGAGGAGGGCGTGTCGGACCGGGGTGTGGCGGACCACCAGCGGGTGTTCTTCGCGCTCTGGCCGGATGCCGCCACCGCAGCGGCCTTGCATGCGCGCGCCAGCGGCCTGAAGACTTCGTGCGGTGGTCGCGCGATGCGTCGCGACACCCTCCACCTGACGCTGGCCTTTCTCGGCGAGGTCGCGGCCAAGCGGCTCGAGGCCCTGCAGGGGATCGCACGCTCCATGCGCATCGAGCGCTTTACGCTGGCGCTGGACCGCATCGGAAGCTGGCACGGCAATCGCGTCCTGTGGTGCGGTCCGTCCCGGTCACCCGCCGCGCTGGACGAACTCGCCCGGGCGCTGGCAGAGCGCTTGGCTGCGGCGGGCTTCGCGCTCGAGGCGCGCGGCTTCTCGCCCCACGTGACCCTGGTCCGCAACGCGCAGCGGGCGCCCGTCGCGCAACAGGCCGAGGCAATCCATTGGCCGGTGGCGAGCTTCGTGCTGGTCGCTTCGGAGCGCACGGCCAAGGGAGCAGGTTACCGCGTCCTCGCGCGCTGGCCACTGGCGGGCGATGGCAAGCCGGCGCCTTGGCGAACGTCGTGA
- the ispF gene encoding 2-C-methyl-D-erythritol 2,4-cyclodiphosphate synthase produces MSFPFRIGQGFDVHALVPGRALIVGGVNIPFEQGLLGHSDADVLLHALTDALLGAAGLGDIGRLFPDTDPAHAGADSRALLREAFARVRAQGWVVVNVDATLICKAPRILPHAPAMVRNIAADLGMDEDAINIKGKTTEKLGFTGRGEGVAAQVVALLARAEHD; encoded by the coding sequence ATGAGCTTTCCCTTCCGCATCGGCCAGGGTTTCGACGTGCACGCGCTGGTTCCGGGGCGGGCGCTGATCGTGGGGGGTGTCAACATCCCGTTCGAGCAGGGGCTTCTCGGACACTCCGACGCCGATGTGCTGCTGCATGCGCTCACCGATGCGCTGCTGGGCGCAGCGGGCCTGGGCGACATCGGCCGGCTGTTTCCCGATACCGATCCGGCGCATGCCGGCGCCGACAGCCGCGCCCTGCTGCGCGAAGCGTTCGCGCGCGTGCGGGCCCAGGGCTGGGTGGTGGTGAACGTCGACGCCACGCTGATCTGCAAGGCGCCACGCATCCTGCCGCATGCCCCCGCGATGGTGCGCAACATCGCCGCCGATCTCGGCATGGACGAGGACGCGATCAACATCAAGGGCAAGACGACGGAGAAGCTCGGCTTCACTGGGCGCGGCGAAGGCGTCGCGGCGCAGGTCGTGGCCTTGCTCGCCCGCGCGGAGCATGACTGA
- the ispD gene encoding 2-C-methyl-D-erythritol 4-phosphate cytidylyltransferase, whose product MQNFQARHFAIVPAAGTGSRMGATRPKQYLPLLGKPLIHHALAVLCAAPEIDRVFVVLSVDDIEWSRHDWSALGPKLCPLFCGGATRADSVLGGLRTIAGEAAQSDWVLVHDAARPCLAPWHVDKLVRELAHEEVGGLLAVPVADTLKRADAHRHVLATVPRDSLWQAQTPQMFRYVMLRRALEHAKDVTDEASAIEAAGLRPRLVQGDATNLKVTYPLDLHLAEWILQNRQGSNT is encoded by the coding sequence ATGCAGAACTTCCAAGCCCGACATTTCGCCATCGTTCCCGCCGCCGGTACCGGCTCGCGTATGGGGGCGACGCGTCCAAAGCAATACCTTCCGCTGCTCGGCAAGCCGCTGATCCATCATGCGCTCGCGGTGCTCTGCGCTGCGCCCGAGATCGATCGCGTGTTCGTCGTGCTGTCGGTGGATGACATCGAGTGGTCGCGTCACGACTGGTCGGCCCTGGGCCCCAAGCTGTGCCCGCTGTTCTGCGGTGGAGCCACGCGTGCCGACAGCGTGCTGGGCGGGCTGCGCACGATCGCAGGCGAGGCGGCGCAGAGCGACTGGGTGCTGGTGCACGACGCTGCGCGCCCCTGCCTTGCCCCCTGGCACGTCGACAAGCTGGTGCGCGAACTGGCCCACGAGGAGGTCGGCGGGCTGCTGGCCGTCCCGGTCGCCGATACGCTCAAACGCGCCGATGCGCACCGCCACGTGCTCGCGACCGTGCCGCGCGACAGCCTGTGGCAGGCACAGACGCCGCAGATGTTTCGCTATGTCATGCTGCGCCGCGCGCTCGAGCACGCCAAGGACGTCACCGACGAGGCGAGCGCGATCGAGGCGGCCGGCTTGCGTCCGCGCCTCGTTCAGGGCGACGCCACCAATCTCAAGGTCACCTATCCGCTCGACCTGCACCTGGCCGAGTGGATACTGCAGAACCGACAAGGATCGAACACATGA
- the amrB gene encoding AmmeMemoRadiSam system protein B has protein sequence MALASIRPPAVAGQFYPQDERVLRTQLAEMLSTAVALEAAPQPKAIIVPHAGYIYSGPVAANAYAQLGPLRQSIHRVVMLGPTHRVPIRGFALPAAQTFATPLGDVPVARADWLDLQARDDVLVDDRPHAFEHCLEVQLPFLQMILERFEIVPILVGDAPTDAVASLIESLWGGPETLILISSDLSHYLSYREAQWSDRAAVEQILALRPGLDHEQACGATPINGLLVAAHAHQLRAHLLDLRNSGDTAGDRAQVVGYTSIAFCETEPLSHVRH, from the coding sequence ATGGCGCTTGCGTCCATTCGCCCGCCGGCCGTTGCCGGCCAGTTCTACCCGCAGGACGAGCGCGTACTGCGTACACAGCTTGCCGAGATGCTCAGCACCGCCGTGGCGCTCGAAGCCGCACCGCAGCCGAAGGCGATCATCGTGCCGCACGCCGGCTACATCTACTCCGGCCCGGTGGCGGCGAACGCCTATGCGCAACTGGGGCCGCTGCGCCAGTCCATCCATCGTGTCGTCATGCTCGGGCCGACCCACAGGGTGCCGATTCGCGGCTTCGCGCTCCCGGCGGCGCAGACCTTCGCGACGCCACTCGGTGACGTTCCGGTTGCACGCGCCGACTGGCTGGACCTGCAGGCGCGGGACGACGTCCTCGTCGACGATCGCCCGCACGCCTTCGAGCATTGCCTCGAGGTTCAGCTGCCCTTCCTGCAGATGATCCTCGAGCGCTTCGAGATCGTCCCGATCCTGGTCGGCGACGCCCCCACCGATGCGGTCGCGAGCCTGATCGAATCGCTGTGGGGCGGGCCAGAGACGCTGATCCTGATCAGCTCCGATCTCTCCCATTACCTCAGCTACCGCGAGGCGCAATGGTCGGACCGTGCGGCGGTCGAACAGATCCTGGCGCTGCGTCCCGGACTGGACCATGAGCAAGCCTGCGGCGCCACGCCCATCAACGGCCTGCTGGTGGCCGCTCACGCGCATCAGCTCCGGGCGCACCTCCTCGACCTGCGCAACTCCGGCGACACCGCGGGCGACCGCGCCCAGGTCGTCGGATACACGAGCATCGCCTTCTGCGAGACGGAACCCCTCAGCCATGTCCGACACTGA
- the amrA gene encoding AmmeMemoRadiSam system protein A: protein MSDTDFGATLLTLARQAIAHRLGRGPAPTVPDDPRLREKGASFVTLTRDGELRGCIGSLRRSRLLGDDVVANAVAAATEDPRFPPLAADALDAIAIEVSVLSEPEFLDFAGEQELLAQLRPGEDGLIIFSGCRSATFLPQVWDQLPEPRQFLAALKEKAGLSSRREQAGLMAARYHVQKWKETEQEAS from the coding sequence ATGTCCGACACTGATTTTGGCGCCACCCTGCTCACGCTCGCCCGCCAGGCCATCGCCCATCGTCTCGGGCGCGGTCCGGCGCCGACGGTGCCCGACGATCCGCGCCTGCGCGAGAAGGGCGCCAGCTTCGTCACCCTCACCCGCGATGGCGAGCTGCGCGGCTGCATCGGCAGCCTGCGTCGTTCGCGCCTGCTCGGCGACGACGTCGTCGCCAACGCGGTCGCCGCCGCAACCGAGGATCCGCGCTTCCCGCCGCTGGCCGCCGACGCGCTCGACGCGATCGCGATCGAGGTCTCGGTGCTGTCCGAGCCCGAGTTCCTCGATTTCGCCGGGGAGCAAGAGCTGCTCGCACAGCTGCGCCCCGGAGAAGACGGGCTGATCATCTTCTCCGGCTGCCGCAGCGCCACGTTCCTGCCCCAGGTGTGGGACCAGCTGCCCGAGCCGCGTCAGTTTCTCGCCGCGCTCAAGGAAAAGGCGGGGCTGTCGTCCAGGCGCGAGCAAGCCGGCCTGATGGCCGCGCGCTACCACGTGCAGAAGTGGAAGGAGACTGAACAGGAGGCCTCATGA
- the amrS gene encoding AmmeMemoRadiSam system radical SAM enzyme gives MNPMPEPAADGDRPDLGSRFPARYWQRLEDGRIQCDLCPRLCKLHEGQRGACFVRMRDGDAMLLTTYGRSSGFCIDPIEKKPLNHFYPGSKVFSFGTAGCNLACKFCQNWDISKSRDLDTLMDQAAPSEIVNTALHWGCHSVAFTYNDPVIFAEYAMDVADACHARGLQTVAVTAGYISACARRDFFSRMDAANVDLKGFTDDFYLKLCGAHLQPVLDTLVWLRHETEVWVELTTLLIPGHNDSDAELAALSNWVRRELGADVPLHFSAFHPDFKMVDVPATPPATLRRARQIARDAGLHHVYTGNVHDTEGDTTHCAGCGEPLIERDWYEIRSYRLTAEGACPSCGERLAGRFGAVGAAVNDAFGARRIPVNIHRHYPGRGQPT, from the coding sequence ATGAACCCGATGCCCGAGCCGGCTGCCGACGGTGACAGACCGGACCTTGGCAGCCGCTTCCCGGCGCGTTACTGGCAACGCCTCGAAGATGGCCGCATCCAGTGCGACCTCTGTCCGCGCCTGTGCAAGCTGCACGAGGGCCAGCGTGGCGCCTGTTTCGTGCGCATGCGCGACGGCGATGCAATGTTGCTCACCACCTATGGCCGCAGCTCGGGCTTCTGCATCGACCCGATCGAGAAGAAGCCGCTCAACCACTTCTACCCCGGCAGCAAGGTGTTCTCCTTCGGCACAGCCGGCTGCAATCTGGCCTGCAAGTTCTGCCAGAACTGGGACATCTCCAAGTCGCGCGACCTCGACACCCTGATGGACCAGGCCGCCCCTTCGGAGATCGTCAACACCGCCCTGCACTGGGGCTGCCACAGCGTCGCATTCACCTACAACGACCCGGTGATCTTTGCCGAGTACGCGATGGACGTGGCCGACGCGTGCCATGCCCGCGGCCTGCAGACGGTGGCGGTCACCGCCGGCTACATCTCCGCATGTGCGCGGCGCGATTTCTTCTCGCGCATGGACGCCGCCAACGTGGACCTGAAGGGCTTTACCGACGACTTCTACCTCAAGCTCTGCGGCGCCCACCTGCAGCCCGTGCTCGACACCCTGGTCTGGCTGCGTCACGAAACCGAGGTGTGGGTGGAGCTCACGACCCTGCTCATTCCCGGACACAACGACTCCGACGCGGAGCTCGCCGCGTTGTCGAACTGGGTGCGTCGGGAGCTCGGCGCCGACGTGCCGCTGCACTTCAGCGCCTTTCACCCCGACTTCAAGATGGTGGATGTGCCCGCGACGCCGCCTGCGACCCTGCGCCGCGCGCGCCAGATCGCGCGCGATGCGGGCTTGCACCATGTCTACACCGGCAACGTGCATGACACCGAGGGCGACACGACGCACTGCGCCGGCTGTGGCGAACCCCTGATCGAGCGCGACTGGTACGAGATCCGCAGCTACCGGCTCACGGCGGAGGGCGCCTGTCCAAGCTGTGGAGAGCGCCTTGCCGGGCGCTTCGGCGCCGTGGGTGCCGCCGTGAATGATGCCTTCGGCGCACGGCGGATTCCGGTTAACATCCACCGCCATTACCCAGGTCGCGGACAGCCCACGTGA
- a CDS encoding alpha/beta hydrolase: MKLRHTQLSIPANGVWLDGMLAHAPDVRALALCLHSHGHPSLEQPARPVELALQAAGFATMVIDLLTRQEAQRDPDATYNIPRLTERILAATEWATHQPPLTGLPLALVASGTGCAAAIRAAVRAPERFSAIACLGGRADLAGAEPLRAVRTPVRLIVTPGTTEAGILERAYPLMRGDHHWLALPPSDNERELELLAARAATTWLRQHLPQVEGSAQP; the protein is encoded by the coding sequence GTGAAACTGCGTCACACCCAGCTCAGCATCCCTGCCAACGGCGTATGGCTGGACGGCATGCTGGCGCACGCGCCGGATGTCCGGGCGCTGGCCCTGTGCCTTCACTCGCACGGCCACCCCTCGCTCGAACAGCCTGCGCGTCCGGTGGAGCTGGCTTTGCAGGCTGCGGGATTCGCCACCATGGTGATCGACCTGCTGACGCGCCAGGAGGCTCAGCGCGACCCGGACGCCACGTACAACATTCCGCGCCTCACCGAGCGCATCCTCGCGGCGACCGAGTGGGCGACCCATCAGCCACCCCTGACCGGTTTGCCGCTCGCCCTGGTCGCCAGCGGCACCGGCTGCGCCGCAGCCATCCGCGCCGCGGTGCGCGCGCCCGAGCGCTTCAGCGCCATCGCCTGCCTGGGCGGACGCGCCGACCTCGCCGGGGCCGAGCCCCTGCGTGCGGTGCGTACACCTGTGCGCCTGATCGTCACCCCGGGCACGACCGAGGCGGGCATTCTCGAACGCGCCTATCCGCTGATGAGGGGCGACCATCACTGGTTGGCGCTCCCCCCCAGCGACAACGAGCGCGAGCTCGAGCTTCTCGCAGCGCGCGCAGCCACGACCTGGTTGCGCCAGCACCTCCCGCAGGTCGAGGGGTCGGCGCAACCGTGA
- a CDS encoding nitroreductase, translating to MSNPLQSAVDEVMTSRYSCRAFLPDPVPRELIAGILAVAARAPSGTNIQPWKAWVLTGETKARVSERLLAAFDDPEEAATHSDPWQYYPRQWVSPYIDRRRKVGMQLYGLLGIQKGDAKRMHEQFARNYTFFDAPVGLIFTVDRVMEQGSWLDYGMFLQNVMLAARARGLDTCPQAALIQFHRLIRQEVGIPENETLICGMSLGYADPDAVENTLRTERAPLEEWVSFRD from the coding sequence ATGAGCAACCCCCTGCAGTCCGCCGTCGACGAAGTCATGACGAGCCGTTATTCCTGCCGCGCCTTTCTGCCCGATCCGGTGCCACGCGAGCTCATCGCCGGGATTCTCGCCGTCGCGGCGCGTGCGCCTTCAGGGACCAACATTCAGCCCTGGAAGGCCTGGGTGCTGACCGGCGAGACCAAGGCGCGCGTCAGCGAGCGACTGCTGGCGGCATTCGACGATCCCGAGGAGGCAGCGACCCATTCCGATCCCTGGCAGTACTACCCCAGGCAGTGGGTGTCGCCCTACATCGACCGCCGACGCAAGGTCGGCATGCAACTCTATGGCCTGCTCGGCATCCAGAAGGGCGACGCGAAGCGCATGCACGAACAGTTCGCGCGCAACTACACCTTCTTCGACGCACCGGTCGGCCTGATCTTCACCGTGGACCGGGTCATGGAGCAGGGCTCCTGGCTCGACTACGGCATGTTCCTGCAGAACGTCATGCTTGCCGCCCGGGCGCGTGGGCTGGACACCTGCCCGCAGGCGGCGCTGATCCAGTTTCATCGCCTGATCCGCCAGGAGGTCGGCATCCCCGAGAACGAAACCCTGATCTGCGGCATGTCGCTCGGTTACGCGGATCCCGACGCGGTGGAGAACACGCTCAGGACCGAGCGCGCGCCACTCGAGGAGTGGGTTTCCTTCCGCGATTAG
- a CDS encoding putative metalloprotease CJM1_0395 family protein, with the protein MAEPGAGGPATTRSAELSEDDLRELRQLQTRDREVRAHEMAHVAAGAGLVTRGASYTYQTGPDGQRYAIGGEVSIDTSPGRTPEETLAKAERVRAAALAPADPSPQDRQVASQATRMAMDARMEIARQAFERGEAGSLSAGAEAVGGTRGEQGAAAMDTASAYLARQARTAYEVAAGSAAAVPAPALDLMA; encoded by the coding sequence GTGGCCGAGCCCGGCGCGGGCGGACCGGCGACCACGCGCAGCGCGGAACTCTCGGAAGACGATCTGCGCGAGCTCCGGCAGCTGCAGACGCGCGACCGCGAGGTGCGGGCGCACGAGATGGCTCACGTCGCGGCCGGCGCGGGACTGGTCACCCGTGGCGCCAGCTACACCTACCAGACCGGACCCGACGGCCAACGCTACGCCATCGGCGGCGAGGTCAGCATCGACACCTCTCCCGGGCGCACACCCGAGGAAACGCTCGCCAAGGCCGAGCGGGTCCGCGCCGCGGCGCTCGCCCCTGCCGACCCCTCGCCGCAGGATCGTCAGGTCGCCTCGCAGGCGACCCGCATGGCCATGGACGCACGCATGGAGATCGCCCGCCAGGCCTTCGAACGCGGCGAGGCCGGCAGTCTGTCCGCGGGCGCCGAAGCCGTCGGCGGCACGCGGGGGGAACAGGGTGCCGCGGCCATGGACACCGCCTCCGCCTACCTCGCACGCCAGGCACGCACGGCCTACGAGGTCGCGGCCGGATCCGCGGCGGCAGTGCCCGCGCCCGCTCTCGATCTGATGGCCTGA